The genomic window CAGACCCACATGGTCTCCGAGGACGAAGATGGGGTTTTCGCCTATGTTGATTTCGCCTATATCTTTGCCGCACTCCTCTAGGACGTAAATTTTGGCTTTTTGGGCTTTCTCCCTTAAAAGGGCTTCAAAGCTAAGCTTTTCTGTGGAAACTCCCGGGTGAGTTTTACCTGCTAAAGCCTTCTTTAAAATGCTTGTCCACGTTTGCTGGTCTGTTCTTACATCGTGAAGCGTTGCTCCATCCACTTTTAAATGTACTGGTGGTGATGGTGGACCATTAAGCACTGCATGGAAGATCACGTCTTTGCGGATGGCATGTGAAAGGAATAGACTTGCAACTGCGCACTCATAAACTATGTCTAGGCGTCCAGCGTCGTGGAGGTTCGTCCACTTAGCGTCTGTCCGCCCCAGCCGAGAGTATAGGATGAATTCCCGCACTTTAGCTTGTTCTCCATTTAAGCCCTATTAGACCTTCCTTATTTCAAGGATTTCTTGATAAAGCTCTTTTAGGATTTCGTTGTAGTCGGCTTCGCCCCGCTCTACAAGATCCATCAGCGACTCAAGGCGACGTGTCGTCTCCTCGGAGGTGTATTCCCCAAAGTTCTGGTAAATGTACATGTAAATCCTAAAGCCTAACGGTGTGCTGACGAGCCTATTTCTCCGCTCAATAGCGTAGTTTCTTTCAAGGATTGTGGAAACAATCTTTGCATAGGTGCTTGGTCTGCCTATGCCCTTCTCTCGCATTAGGGCTATTATTTCGCCCTGGGTGAAGGGCCTCGCCGCTGGCAGATTCAGAATCCTTGCAAGTTTAATTGGGTATTCGCCTTCCTCCGCTGAGGTTACGGTTTTCACCGGCAATACTACATTGAAGCCTTCAGACACCACGCTTACCGGGTTTTCCACGCAGGCTTCGTTTCCATCCACCAGAATCCTAAATTTCTGGTAAAGAAGCTTAGCCTCCCTCATTTGGCTTGCAATAAACCGCTTGAATATTAGGTCGTAGAGCTGGAAGTGGTCCAGCGTTAGCTTTTTCGGAAAACGTAAAAGCCCAAGGGATGTTAGGTTTTTCAGCCTCTCCACGTCGATGGCTCTTGTCGGTCTTATGCATTCATGGGCGCCTTCCATGGCGTATCTGCGGGGAACGAAAAGCGACGGATACCTTTCTTGAACGTATTCTTTTGCTATGCCTATGCCAACCGTGGAGACTGTTGTGGCATCGGTTCTATGATACGTGCATAGACCCACCTCAAACAAGTCCTGGGCTATCATCATGGTTTTGGTGACTGGAAAGCCTAGTCTTGCTGACGCGTCACGGAGCAATATGTCCGTGGTGTAGGGTGGAGGCGGATGTAGTGTGCGCTCTTCAGTTG from Candidatus Bathyarchaeota archaeon includes these protein-coding regions:
- a CDS encoding tRNA (pseudouridine(54)-N(1))-methyltransferase TrmY, encoding MREFILYSRLGRTDAKWTNLHDAGRLDIVYECAVASLFLSHAIRKDVIFHAVLNGPPSPPVHLKVDGATLHDVRTDQQTWTSILKKALAGKTHPGVSTEKLSFEALLREKAQKAKIYVLEECGKDIGEINIGENPIFVLGDHVGLPKKVEAYALRYGEKVSIGKKPYLAATCIAILNYILDRKEVASSLP